The Nitrospirota bacterium genome includes a region encoding these proteins:
- a CDS encoding radical SAM protein, whose translation MTRLTKKDALTFLKSADLLGLGMMADRMRKKLHPGGIITFIIDRNINYTNICINKCKFCAFYRNEDDPEAYVLTKRELFKKIKETIVLGGTQILIQGGLHPELDINFYVDLLKSIKKKFNIHIHGFSPPEISYMADKAGLALRKTIKILKDAGLDSIPGGGAEILSDRVRERVSPKKIGRDKWLKVMEEAHRLGMKTTATMMFGSVEEPEDIIEHLDAVRRLQDKTNGFTAFIPWSFQPGNTELNQGSGVKGKGLKAAKDNKYTLRLTPYALRLYPATAVEYLRILALSRIYLDNVPNIQASWVTQGIKTAQVALRFGANDFGSTMIEENVVAAAGVKYKVSINDIMDAIKSAGFKPAQRDMYYRRIKILKD comes from the coding sequence ATGACCAGACTAACCAAAAAAGACGCCTTAACATTTCTAAAATCCGCTGACCTCTTAGGTCTCGGCATGATGGCTGACAGGATGAGAAAAAAACTCCATCCTGGCGGCATTATCACGTTCATCATTGACCGCAATATCAATTACACAAACATCTGCATAAACAAATGCAAATTCTGCGCATTTTACAGAAATGAAGATGACCCCGAAGCGTATGTGTTAACCAAAAGAGAGCTTTTTAAAAAAATAAAAGAGACCATTGTCTTGGGCGGCACGCAGATACTGATTCAGGGCGGGCTTCATCCTGAGCTTGACATCAACTTCTATGTGGACCTTTTAAAATCAATAAAGAAAAAATTCAATATTCATATACACGGCTTTTCTCCGCCTGAGATTTCATACATGGCGGATAAGGCAGGTCTTGCGCTCAGAAAGACTATAAAAATTTTAAAAGACGCAGGGCTTGATTCCATACCCGGAGGCGGCGCTGAGATACTCTCAGACAGGGTAAGAGAAAGAGTCAGCCCTAAAAAAATAGGCAGGGACAAATGGCTTAAGGTAATGGAAGAGGCGCACAGACTCGGAATGAAAACCACAGCCACTATGATGTTCGGCAGTGTTGAGGAACCGGAGGACATCATTGAGCACCTTGATGCCGTAAGAAGATTACAGGATAAAACAAATGGGTTTACGGCATTTATTCCATGGAGTTTCCAGCCGGGGAATACTGAATTAAATCAGGGGTCAGGGGTAAAGGGTAAAGGGTTAAAAGCTGCAAAAGATAATAAATACACCTTACGCCTTACACCTTACGCCTTACGGTTGTACCCCGCCACTGCTGTTGAATACCTTCGCATCCTTGCGCTTTCAAGAATCTATCTGGATAATGTCCCCAATATTCAGGCGTCCTGGGTGACTCAGGGGATTAAGACGGCGCAGGTGGCGCTCAGATTCGGCGCAAATGATTTCGGTTCAACAATGATTGAGGAAAATGTCGTTGCAGCAGCAGGCGTGAAATATAAAGTTTCCATTAATGATATCATGGATGCTATAAAATCCGCCGGCTTTAAGCCCGCCCAGAGGGATATGTATTACCGCAGGATTAAAATATTGAAGGATTAA